The Williamsoniiplasma somnilux genome includes a window with the following:
- the potCD gene encoding spermidine/putrescine ABC transporter permease/substrate-binding protein — protein sequence MKKFFKGSYFAIIMAFIYIPIIIMIIFSFNSGGTTFSFLGWDTKWYGEFINNSPFVKSIITSLFVAVISTAVSLVIGTMAAIGLSRTKSVTQKSWFNVANIPLINADVVTAVSLMIIFIVSGMSFGIGTLIMAHISFNVPYVLITVMPRLRKIDKSLLESAQDLGAKPYQVLFKVILPILKPAIITAAAIAFAMSFDDFIISYFTGGSQTNVSTFIYTAKKIKPFIFAFGTILVGAIVLVIIGWNAFAIFKQHKEQNKEAIKSGLYKQKQIHKLNLAIDELVAIIESGQIIRPTKKINLWVKYWFVNLKLKWIASRNFDKKIAKLEWKQSRIKSQINKEKRYYSRRDNTKKQLKKLNAQLARTKTDVKKAAKLTLQIEKLEDKLIFLNEEIEYIENRDELSKQKAKEIQNDIKKLKYNFKKEIKPSKKTISWYNKKIKELEQWKIEVEEGKNHYKLRLVVERLKNVKELNYNQIILLNEKSLHLYNLTHPKKSLTSKLDYQILKTKNENEKQNLIIEKQAQLLKFNNKYFFTIDKKLQDLNFFYRKVEKLKNKLNPPDDREIIHTKGFIVRSWKIIAVSLIGLSAFAGLTVAYIKNNIYDLVIGNWGEYIDPDIITDFEKKYGVKVNYQEYDSNETLYNKLYTFNYDVMVPSDYMVQKLAQENALLKLDYSKLNVKGTIDGKDLNPNKPQEGQEQVELVSGLLETMHSSKAKESEEDSKLYPEQTQSTGTILSYAIPYFWGDLVMVVNPTEANKEFLTSNGVNIDPNTNEIISTTLSWDLLWKAKDANKRLALNSDPKNIFMLAAEKNYQKVNLNKITEVDVAAKDVKNLILANNVSLNGDDLITKVSLGQFDFALMYNGDALYANQVYNHEDDEDDSNDGETKFIYGRPNKKNVTTGYNEGTNIFSDNMVISKKSNHQDLAYLWVNFILENMNLITSYVGIPSPSQSAMDEMLAEDGDFADYPDLYKPKDVYEGLSEEGKQLSFQYQEGIDDYLVDQYNNIVSGKIG from the coding sequence ATGAAAAAATTCTTCAAAGGTAGTTACTTCGCAATTATAATGGCCTTTATTTACATTCCGATAATAATAATGATTATTTTTTCATTTAACTCGGGAGGAACAACTTTCTCATTTCTTGGTTGAGATACCAAATGATATGGAGAGTTTATTAATAATTCACCATTTGTAAAATCGATTATAACTTCATTATTTGTGGCTGTTATTTCAACAGCCGTATCGCTAGTCATTGGAACAATGGCAGCGATAGGACTTAGCAGAACTAAATCGGTGACTCAAAAATCATGATTTAATGTCGCTAACATTCCTCTTATAAACGCTGATGTTGTTACAGCCGTTTCTTTAATGATTATTTTTATTGTTTCAGGAATGAGTTTTGGAATTGGAACTTTGATCATGGCCCACATTTCATTTAACGTTCCTTACGTTCTAATTACTGTAATGCCAAGATTGAGAAAAATTGATAAATCTTTACTTGAATCAGCACAAGATTTGGGTGCTAAACCATACCAAGTTTTATTTAAAGTGATATTACCAATTTTAAAACCAGCAATTATCACTGCTGCAGCAATTGCTTTTGCAATGAGTTTTGATGATTTTATCATTTCTTATTTTACTGGTGGAAGTCAAACTAACGTATCAACATTTATTTATACAGCAAAAAAAATTAAACCATTTATTTTTGCTTTTGGAACTATTTTGGTTGGAGCTATTGTTTTAGTAATAATTGGATGAAATGCATTTGCAATTTTTAAACAGCACAAAGAACAAAACAAAGAAGCAATTAAATCTGGTTTATATAAACAAAAACAAATTCATAAATTAAATTTAGCAATTGATGAATTAGTAGCAATTATTGAATCAGGACAAATTATTAGACCAACAAAAAAAATCAATCTTTGAGTTAAGTATTGATTTGTAAATTTAAAATTAAAATGAATTGCTTCAAGAAACTTTGATAAAAAAATTGCTAAATTAGAATGAAAGCAATCACGAATTAAATCACAAATAAATAAAGAAAAGCGTTATTATTCACGTCGTGATAATACAAAAAAACAATTGAAAAAATTAAATGCACAATTAGCAAGAACTAAGACAGATGTTAAAAAAGCAGCTAAATTAACTCTTCAAATTGAAAAACTTGAAGATAAATTAATTTTTTTAAATGAAGAAATTGAATACATTGAAAATCGTGATGAATTATCTAAGCAAAAAGCCAAAGAAATTCAAAATGATATCAAAAAGTTAAAATACAACTTTAAAAAAGAAATTAAACCTTCAAAGAAAACTATTTCTTGATACAACAAAAAAATTAAAGAATTAGAACAATGAAAAATTGAAGTTGAAGAAGGTAAAAATCATTACAAACTACGCTTGGTTGTGGAACGTTTAAAAAATGTTAAAGAATTAAACTATAACCAAATTATTTTATTAAATGAAAAGTCTTTACATTTATACAATTTAACTCATCCTAAAAAATCTTTAACTTCAAAATTAGATTATCAAATTTTAAAAACTAAAAATGAAAATGAAAAACAAAATTTAATAATTGAAAAACAAGCTCAATTATTAAAATTCAATAATAAATATTTTTTCACAATAGATAAAAAGCTTCAAGATTTGAATTTTTTCTATCGTAAAGTTGAAAAATTGAAAAACAAATTAAATCCTCCCGATGATAGAGAAATTATTCATACTAAAGGATTTATTGTTAGAAGTTGAAAAATAATTGCTGTTTCCTTAATTGGTTTATCAGCTTTTGCTGGCTTAACAGTTGCGTATATTAAAAACAATATTTATGATTTAGTAATTGGTAATTGAGGAGAGTATATTGATCCAGATATTATTACTGATTTTGAAAAAAAATACGGAGTAAAAGTTAATTATCAAGAATATGATTCTAATGAAACTTTGTACAACAAGTTATATACATTTAACTATGATGTTATGGTACCAAGCGATTATATGGTTCAAAAATTAGCTCAAGAAAACGCATTATTAAAATTGGATTATAGCAAATTAAACGTTAAAGGTACTATTGATGGTAAGGATTTAAATCCTAATAAACCCCAAGAAGGTCAAGAACAGGTTGAACTTGTTAGTGGACTTTTAGAAACAATGCACAGCTCAAAGGCTAAAGAAAGTGAAGAAGATTCGAAGTTATATCCTGAACAAACACAATCAACAGGAACAATTTTGAGTTATGCTATTCCATATTTTTGAGGTGATTTAGTAATGGTTGTTAACCCTACAGAAGCTAATAAAGAATTTTTAACAAGTAACGGAGTAAACATAGATCCAAATACTAACGAAATAATTTCGACAACTTTATCTTGAGATTTGTTATGAAAAGCTAAAGATGCAAATAAACGTTTAGCACTAAATTCTGATCCTAAAAACATTTTTATGTTGGCTGCTGAAAAAAATTATCAAAAAGTTAATTTAAATAAAATTACAGAAGTAGATGTTGCAGCTAAAGATGTTAAAAATTTAATTTTAGCAAACAACGTTTCTTTAAATGGTGATGACTTAATTACCAAAGTTTCCTTAGGTCAATTCGATTTTGCCCTAATGTATAATGGTGATGCTTTGTATGCAAATCAAGTTTATAATCATGAAGATGATGAAGACGATTCAAATGATGGTGAAACTAAATTTATATATGGACGCCCCAACAAAAAAAATGTAACAACGGGTTATAACGAAGGAACTAATATTTTTTCCGATAATATGGTTATTTCTAAAAAGTCTAATCACCAAGATTTAGCTTACTTATGAGTCAATTTCATTTTAGAAAATATGAATCTTATTACAAGTTATGTAGGTATTCCTTCTCCATCGCAAAGTGCAATGGATGAAATGTTGGCAGAAGATGGAGATTTCGCAGATTATCCTGATTTGTACAAACCTAAAGATGTTTATGAAGGTCTATCCGAAGAAGGGAAACAATTATCTTTCCAATATCAAGAAGGTATTGATGATTACTTAGTTGATCAATATAACAATATTGTTTCAGGAAAAATAGGTTAA
- the potB gene encoding spermidine/putrescine ABC transporter permease: MPKLRKKVVEENFNQAELDTAIDQEVKRQSRLQFKDLSKAFSNTKIFNFAKDKAWPILLPFFIVMLFLIVLPLVSIIIYSVVQPTGNAIMFKVTFENFIQMFTSSSIMLALSLSVAYALIAALLCVIIGYPIALIMAQLKSKILARNMWVLVTMPIWISMLLKILGLQTFFYMLSPTFIGTPISVIVGMVYMFLPFAITPIYDSLESRQLDLEEAAKDLGASSWKSFWSVTFRYSIPGVLTAFSLVIVQAATSLIVVHYLGDGKVQLISSVIESYFFKGNNFGYGAAISVVLTAMIFLLMLIIRLLSNKFETKGKRKWKNSSKVVTSQL; encoded by the coding sequence ATGCCCAAACTTCGAAAAAAAGTGGTTGAAGAAAATTTCAACCAAGCAGAATTGGATACAGCAATTGATCAAGAAGTAAAACGTCAATCAAGATTGCAATTTAAAGATTTATCTAAAGCTTTTAGTAATACTAAAATATTTAACTTTGCCAAAGATAAAGCATGACCTATTTTATTACCATTTTTTATTGTCATGTTATTTTTGATTGTTCTACCATTAGTGTCAATTATTATTTATTCAGTTGTGCAACCAACAGGCAATGCAATTATGTTTAAGGTGACTTTTGAAAATTTTATTCAAATGTTTACCAGTTCATCAATTATGTTAGCTTTGTCTTTGTCAGTAGCTTATGCTTTAATAGCTGCTTTATTATGCGTTATTATTGGGTATCCGATTGCATTAATCATGGCGCAATTAAAATCAAAAATATTAGCAAGAAATATGTGAGTTTTAGTAACGATGCCAATTTGAATTTCGATGTTACTAAAAATTTTAGGTTTACAAACATTTTTTTACATGTTAAGTCCTACATTTATCGGAACTCCAATTTCAGTTATTGTCGGAATGGTATATATGTTTTTACCATTTGCAATAACTCCAATTTATGATTCATTAGAATCTCGTCAATTGGATTTAGAAGAAGCAGCCAAAGATTTGGGTGCTTCTAGTTGAAAATCATTTTGATCAGTTACTTTCAGATATTCTATTCCTGGTGTTTTAACAGCATTTTCGTTAGTAATTGTGCAAGCCGCAACTTCACTAATTGTTGTTCATTATCTTGGAGACGGAAAAGTTCAATTGATTTCTTCAGTAATTGAATCTTATTTCTTTAAAGGAAATAATTTTGGTTATGGCGCCGCTATATCTGTCGTTTTAACGGCAATGATTTTCTTATTAATGTTAATTATTCGTTTATTGAGTAATAAATTTGAAACGAAAGGTAAAAGAAAATGAAAAAATTCTTCAAAGGTAGTTACTTCGCAATTATAA
- the potA gene encoding spermidine/putrescine ABC transporter ATP-binding protein encodes MENNIIEIRNVTKDYDGRVVLKGISFNVREGEFITLLGPSGCGKTTTLRILGGFENPNAGEVLFEGKNLLPIKINKRQINTIFQSYALFPHLNVFENIAFGLKNKKSKKELIEREVMKQIRQVGLEGFEDKRVTDLSGGQRQRVAIARALVMKPRVLLLDEPMAALDVHLRKTMQEELKRLQKEIGITFIMVSHDQEEALAMSDRIVVLNEGTIQQIGTPTDIYNEPENLWVARFIGSSNVIQDAVFIKDKLVNFDGKDFECVDNGFGIDEDNIDLVIRPEDIDIRKPNIGFFNGEVTNAIFKGVYWEITVNTTKKRQWLVHTTDFFEIGTKVSIKWNVEDIHVMWKEIDN; translated from the coding sequence ATGGAAAACAATATTATTGAAATTAGAAATGTGACCAAAGATTATGATGGTCGTGTCGTTTTGAAAGGAATCAGTTTCAATGTCCGTGAGGGTGAGTTTATTACTCTTTTAGGACCTTCGGGTTGTGGAAAAACAACAACTTTAAGAATTCTTGGTGGTTTTGAAAACCCAAATGCCGGGGAAGTTTTATTTGAAGGCAAGAATTTGTTACCAATTAAAATTAATAAACGTCAAATTAATACTATTTTTCAATCTTATGCATTATTTCCACATTTAAATGTATTTGAAAACATTGCCTTTGGATTAAAAAATAAGAAATCAAAAAAGGAATTAATTGAACGTGAAGTTATGAAACAAATTCGTCAAGTTGGTCTTGAAGGTTTCGAAGACAAAAGAGTTACTGATTTGTCTGGGGGACAACGTCAACGTGTGGCGATTGCTCGTGCTTTAGTTATGAAACCAAGAGTTTTATTGCTAGACGAACCAATGGCGGCATTAGATGTACATTTACGAAAAACGATGCAAGAAGAATTAAAACGTTTGCAAAAAGAAATTGGAATCACTTTTATTATGGTTTCTCATGATCAAGAAGAAGCTTTAGCAATGTCTGATCGTATTGTGGTTTTAAATGAAGGAACTATTCAACAAATTGGTACTCCAACAGATATTTATAATGAACCAGAAAATTTATGAGTCGCTAGATTTATTGGTTCATCAAATGTTATTCAAGATGCAGTTTTTATTAAAGATAAATTAGTTAATTTTGATGGCAAAGATTTTGAATGTGTAGATAATGGATTTGGAATTGATGAAGACAACATCGATTTAGTTATTAGACCTGAAGATATTGATATTCGTAAACCCAATATCGGATTTTTTAATGGGGAAGTTACTAACGCTATTTTTAAAGGTGTTTATTGAGAAATTACTGTTAATACCACCAAAAAGAGACAATGACTTGTTCATACAACTGACTTTTTTGAAATTGGAACCAAAGTTTCAATTAAATGAAATGTTGAAGATATTCATGTAATGTGGAAAGAAATTGATAATTAA
- a CDS encoding glycoside hydrolase family 1 protein: MKKLKFDKKFLIGGAVAANQIEGAYDIKNKGLSIADLRRYNSKLDRKNINTERPMTKEKIMDALSFNPKFIYPKRFGIDFYYKYKEDIALFGEMKMNVFRTSIAWTRIFPNGIEEKPNQDGLDFYKDIFEECKKYNIEPLVTISHYETPYYLIKEYGGWKNKKLINLFIHFAKTVYSEYKEIVKYWMPFNEINAAIYSKWAGAGLMDDEDNLTASVHQSMHNLFVANALAVKVGHEINSNFMIGCMIAGMQSYPITCKPEDVLATLKDQQLKKYFFFDVMCKGYYPSYYKKYLKDQKIQVDATPEELEIIKNNIVDYCGFSYYMSGTSGEQISKENEGNLITMGKNPYLKSTEWGWQIDPIGLKIMMHELWDRYQLPLFIAENGIGVTEVLNDNNTVEDDYRIEYLKLHLQNILEAIDEGVNCFGYTMWTPIDIISHGTSEMSKRYGLIFVDQNDYCEGTKKRYKKKSFEWFKKFRETGYL, from the coding sequence ATGAAAAAACTTAAATTTGATAAAAAATTTTTAATTGGAGGAGCAGTTGCCGCAAATCAAATAGAAGGTGCTTACGATATAAAAAATAAAGGCTTAAGTATTGCTGATTTACGTAGATATAATTCAAAATTAGATAGAAAAAATATCAATACAGAGAGACCGATGACAAAGGAAAAAATTATGGATGCTTTGTCGTTTAATCCAAAATTTATTTACCCTAAAAGATTCGGAATAGATTTTTACTACAAATATAAGGAGGATATTGCTTTATTTGGAGAAATGAAAATGAATGTTTTTAGAACATCAATTGCATGAACAAGAATTTTTCCAAATGGAATAGAGGAAAAACCTAATCAAGACGGTTTAGATTTTTATAAAGATATTTTTGAAGAATGTAAAAAATATAATATTGAACCATTAGTAACTATAAGTCATTATGAAACACCATATTATTTGATAAAAGAATATGGTGGTTGAAAAAACAAAAAGCTAATTAATTTATTTATTCATTTTGCAAAAACAGTATATTCTGAGTATAAAGAAATTGTTAAATATTGAATGCCATTTAATGAAATAAATGCAGCTATTTATAGCAAATGAGCTGGGGCTGGATTAATGGATGATGAAGATAATTTGACAGCAAGCGTTCATCAATCAATGCATAATTTATTTGTCGCAAATGCACTTGCTGTAAAAGTGGGTCATGAAATAAATTCTAATTTCATGATAGGTTGCATGATTGCCGGGATGCAATCGTACCCAATAACCTGCAAACCCGAAGATGTATTAGCAACTTTAAAAGATCAACAACTAAAAAAATATTTTTTCTTTGATGTAATGTGTAAGGGTTATTATCCATCGTATTATAAAAAATATTTAAAAGATCAAAAAATTCAAGTAGACGCAACACCAGAAGAATTAGAAATTATTAAAAATAATATTGTTGATTATTGTGGTTTTAGTTATTATATGTCAGGAACTTCAGGTGAGCAAATTTCAAAAGAAAATGAAGGTAATTTAATAACCATGGGTAAAAACCCTTATTTAAAATCCACAGAATGAGGATGACAAATTGATCCTATTGGTTTGAAGATTATGATGCATGAATTATGAGATAGATACCAACTACCGCTATTCATTGCAGAAAATGGTATAGGTGTCACAGAAGTTTTGAATGATAATAACACAGTTGAAGATGATTATAGAATAGAATATTTAAAATTGCATTTACAAAATATTTTGGAAGCTATCGATGAAGGTGTAAATTGCTTCGGGTATACGATGTGAACACCAATTGACATAATTTCTCACGGAACTAGTGAAATGTCTAAAAGATATGGATTAATATTTGTCGATCAAAATGATTATTGTGAAGGCACTAAAAAAAGATATAAAAAGAAATCTTTTGAGTGATTTAAAAAATTTCGAGAAACAGGATATTTATAA
- a CDS encoding glycoside hydrolase family 1 protein encodes MKNKFPKNFLWGGSTSAYQFEGMFKDETKKADSIMDNFINNNLQNSYFEIASDHYHNWKNDIALMAEMGFKCYRFSISWPRIIKNLKGEVNEKGIEFYKNIFLELKKYNIKSVVTIFHFDYPLFINEIGGLQNKEFINQFKKYSKILFENFGQLVDYWLTINELCNFYFAGEIIGLNVKKDSKEIWQIIHNLNVAQAEAINLCHEMIPNSKIGPAPNVKPIYAGSTKPIDNIARLNLNNFRNWAYLDVACKGEYNKFFINYLKKNKQMFSITEEEKMILKKSRPDFIAFNYYSSNTVKISTQTNDFNKKWDQENGILIDNFACQIKNENLDKTQFGWEIDPIGLRIILREVYDRYNLPIMITENGLGAYDEKTLDNKIHDQYRIDYYKKHLEQMSLAIEEGVDLIGYMPWSAIDLVSTHQGIKKRYGFVYVDINDNGEGSLERYKKDSFYWYQKVIQSNGGEL; translated from the coding sequence ATGAAAAATAAATTTCCCAAAAATTTTTTGTGAGGTGGTTCAACTAGTGCATATCAATTCGAAGGTATGTTTAAAGATGAAACTAAAAAAGCAGATAGTATTATGGATAATTTCATTAATAATAATTTACAAAATTCGTATTTTGAAATTGCCTCAGATCATTATCATAATTGAAAAAATGATATTGCTTTAATGGCTGAAATGGGATTTAAATGTTATCGTTTTTCAATATCTTGACCAAGAATAATAAAAAATTTAAAAGGAGAAGTTAATGAAAAGGGAATTGAGTTTTATAAAAATATTTTTTTAGAATTAAAAAAATATAATATAAAATCTGTTGTTACAATTTTTCATTTCGATTACCCGCTTTTCATTAATGAAATAGGCGGTCTACAAAATAAAGAATTTATTAACCAATTTAAAAAATATTCAAAAATATTATTTGAAAATTTTGGGCAATTAGTTGATTATTGATTAACAATAAATGAATTATGTAATTTTTATTTTGCTGGAGAAATAATTGGTCTAAATGTTAAAAAAGATTCAAAAGAAATTTGACAAATTATTCATAATCTTAATGTTGCTCAAGCAGAAGCTATTAACTTGTGTCATGAAATGATACCAAACTCAAAAATTGGTCCAGCGCCTAATGTTAAACCCATTTATGCTGGTTCTACAAAACCAATTGACAATATAGCAAGATTAAATTTAAATAATTTTAGAAATTGGGCTTATTTGGATGTAGCATGCAAAGGCGAATATAATAAATTTTTTATAAATTATCTTAAAAAAAACAAGCAAATGTTTTCAATTACTGAAGAAGAAAAAATGATTTTAAAAAAATCTAGACCAGATTTTATAGCGTTTAATTATTATTCTTCAAATACAGTCAAAATATCAACACAAACTAATGACTTTAATAAAAAATGAGATCAAGAAAATGGAATTTTAATAGACAATTTTGCATGTCAAATTAAAAACGAAAATTTGGACAAAACTCAATTTGGATGAGAAATTGATCCAATCGGTTTGAGAATTATTTTAAGAGAAGTTTATGATAGATATAATTTACCAATAATGATTACCGAAAATGGGCTTGGTGCCTATGATGAAAAAACTTTAGATAATAAAATACATGATCAATACAGAATAGATTATTATAAAAAACACTTAGAACAAATGTCTTTAGCCATAGAAGAGGGAGTTGATTTAATTGGATATATGCCATGAAGTGCTATAGATTTGGTTTCAACTCATCAAGGAATTAAAAAGAGATATGGTTTTGTATATGTGGATATAAATGACAATGGTGAAGGTTCGCTTGAAAGATATAAAAAAGACAGTTTTTATTGATATCAAAAAGTTATTCAATCTAATGGAGGAGAACTTTAA
- a CDS encoding PTS transporter subunit EIIC encodes MEKEIFKNKYSKQLDLILPLVGGVENFNNHYNCMTRLRMNIIDKEKVKIDQLTKLPFIKGSVWKGTELQLIIGGEVYKLKDALDVVINGYVQSKTISTTKEIIPQKSLKDKFIGSISGVMVPIIPILMASGLLMGLRSILVQTGAVVSPGRNVPIESLDWLSALFYIISEVGIGFVGIFICISTVKFMGGNTIMGAFVGLAIASPYLTWISGYELFNIWIIDFKIMAYKNQLLPHIIAGIIYVLSDNWIKKWMPTTVDIVFRPFLAFLVSVISIFLILGPILSIIESLVNQGVTWMGNFPYGIGAGIFAFLWQPLVLTGMHLAVATPLIATTTPEAPNVLYGVMQIAVLAQSAAALAVAIKAQNPEVKQTAYGSIPAGLFGITEPIIYGVNLPRILPFVAASIGAGVGGLVAALSGLAAYTPGGAGLLAVTRYISGGPDMIALFFMGVGIAWACSFILTFVFYKERQSEKHEIKKANKLLIKYIKSINVNLSKESNTLFKNKLVLLEHFLTKQILILIKDFEKNLWKFLKLEIKKNHLKEKEELIKSKFLKKSDKYIEKNKQKYNYFLKKSEQFNYNEKIHNIETQISKILIEKKSKQYEYNKMQQNFLILAENIINDIEKHNKNFVLDNIMNNYYNAINSLYISYKMTERKDNLFELPKKRWGKKHEK; translated from the coding sequence ATGGAGAAGGAAATTTTTAAAAACAAATATTCAAAACAATTAGATTTGATATTGCCCTTAGTTGGTGGTGTTGAAAATTTTAATAATCATTATAATTGCATGACTCGATTAAGAATGAATATAATTGACAAGGAAAAAGTCAAAATAGATCAATTAACAAAATTGCCATTTATTAAGGGTAGTGTTTGAAAAGGGACAGAACTTCAATTAATAATTGGTGGTGAAGTATATAAATTAAAAGATGCTTTAGATGTCGTTATAAATGGCTATGTGCAATCAAAAACAATTTCAACAACTAAGGAAATCATTCCCCAAAAAAGTCTAAAAGATAAATTTATTGGTTCAATATCAGGGGTTATGGTTCCGATAATTCCTATTTTAATGGCATCGGGATTATTAATGGGATTAAGATCTATTTTAGTTCAAACAGGTGCAGTTGTTTCTCCTGGAAGAAATGTTCCAATAGAATCTTTAGATTGATTGTCTGCGTTATTTTACATAATATCTGAGGTTGGTATTGGATTTGTAGGAATATTTATTTGTATTAGTACAGTGAAATTTATGGGCGGAAACACAATAATGGGAGCATTTGTTGGATTGGCTATTGCCTCACCATATTTAACATGAATTTCGGGCTATGAATTATTTAATATATGAATAATAGATTTTAAAATTATGGCCTACAAAAATCAATTATTGCCTCATATAATTGCAGGAATTATATATGTTTTATCTGATAATTGAATTAAAAAATGAATGCCAACAACAGTAGATATTGTTTTTAGACCATTTCTAGCTTTTTTAGTTTCAGTAATTTCAATATTTTTAATATTGGGACCTATTTTATCAATTATAGAATCATTGGTAAATCAAGGTGTTACATGAATGGGTAATTTTCCTTATGGTATCGGTGCTGGAATATTTGCATTTTTGTGACAACCACTTGTTTTGACCGGTATGCATTTAGCTGTAGCTACTCCACTTATTGCAACTACTACTCCTGAAGCCCCTAATGTTCTTTATGGAGTAATGCAAATAGCCGTGCTTGCCCAAAGTGCTGCTGCATTAGCTGTGGCAATTAAAGCTCAAAACCCAGAAGTTAAACAAACTGCTTATGGTTCTATTCCGGCTGGTTTATTCGGAATTACAGAACCTATAATTTATGGGGTAAATTTACCACGAATTCTACCTTTTGTTGCAGCATCCATTGGCGCTGGTGTTGGAGGTTTGGTTGCTGCACTTTCTGGATTGGCGGCTTATACTCCTGGAGGAGCGGGCTTACTAGCTGTTACTAGATATATCTCTGGTGGCCCTGACATGATCGCTCTATTTTTTATGGGTGTAGGTATAGCTTGAGCATGCTCTTTTATTCTTACTTTTGTTTTTTACAAAGAAAGACAGTCTGAAAAACATGAAATTAAAAAAGCAAATAAATTATTAATTAAATATATAAAATCTATAAATGTTAATCTTTCTAAAGAATCAAACACTTTATTTAAAAATAAACTAGTTTTATTAGAACATTTTTTAACAAAACAAATTTTAATTTTAATTAAAGATTTTGAAAAAAATTTATGAAAATTTTTAAAATTAGAAATAAAAAAGAATCATTTAAAAGAAAAAGAAGAACTAATTAAAAGTAAATTTTTAAAAAAATCTGATAAATATATTGAAAAAAATAAACAAAAATATAATTACTTTTTAAAAAAATCTGAACAATTTAATTACAATGAAAAAATCCACAATATTGAAACCCAAATTTCAAAAATTCTAATTGAAAAAAAATCAAAACAATATGAATATAATAAAATGCAGCAAAACTTTTTAATCTTAGCTGAAAATATAATTAACGACATCGAAAAACATAATAAAAATTTTGTTTTAGATAATATTATGAATAATTATTATAATGCGATAAATTCTTTATATATTAGTTACAAAATGACAGAACGAAAAGATAATTTATTTGAACTACCTAAAAAAAGATGAGGTAAAAAACATGAAAAATAA
- a CDS encoding Cof-type HAD-IIB family hydrolase: MIKMIVIDIDGTVYQNNKINKEDAIALQKAKEQGFKVVIATGRSSTTIYNVAQQLGILDENIPFVAQNGGQVFTFQDNGEVKIHYSVNFDSNQTQTIFELVEQHNAEAFCFTINEEIAYVNSENNPFLKYNETENVYLYKDSQSLEAPISKFMLFGERDNMLQLKLKIKNHGFEIYSFSFSSDPKQNIEVNPSGINKAKGLEYVINKFDIKPEEVIYFGDSENDLEAIKWAGIGVAMGNAIPSVKEVANTITLDVEEAGVAHHLNKFILK, from the coding sequence ATGATTAAAATGATTGTCATCGATATTGATGGAACAGTTTATCAAAATAATAAAATTAATAAAGAAGATGCCATAGCTTTGCAAAAAGCTAAAGAACAAGGTTTCAAGGTTGTTATTGCAACTGGTCGTAGTAGTACAACCATTTATAATGTTGCTCAACAATTAGGAATTCTGGACGAAAATATTCCCTTCGTGGCTCAAAACGGTGGTCAAGTGTTTACATTTCAAGATAATGGTGAAGTTAAAATACACTATTCTGTTAACTTTGATAGTAATCAAACACAAACAATTTTTGAATTAGTTGAACAACATAATGCTGAAGCTTTTTGTTTTACCATTAATGAAGAAATTGCTTATGTAAATTCTGAAAACAATCCTTTTTTGAAATACAATGAAACTGAAAATGTCTATCTTTATAAAGATTCTCAAAGTCTAGAAGCTCCAATTTCTAAATTTATGTTATTTGGTGAACGAGATAATATGTTGCAATTGAAATTAAAAATTAAAAATCATGGTTTTGAAATTTATTCATTTAGTTTTTCTAGTGATCCTAAACAAAATATTGAAGTTAACCCTTCAGGAATTAATAAAGCTAAAGGTTTAGAATATGTTATTAATAAATTTGATATCAAACCAGAAGAAGTAATTTATTTTGGAGATAGTGAAAACGATCTAGAAGCAATTAAATGAGCCGGAATTGGAGTTGCGATGGGCAATGCAATTCCAAGTGTTAAAGAAGTTGCTAATACAATTACTTTAGATGTTGAAGAAGCCGGAGTAGCACATCACTTAAATAAATTTATTTTAAAATAG